A single Streptomyces sp. 2114.4 DNA region contains:
- a CDS encoding PAS domain-containing protein: MDAALVAFAADGTVTHWNHEAERILGWTTTEAVGRTGLAGWAVRKEDADEIDAALTAAMRSPGRQVQEFALLTKDGHRVLVRTQASAVRGPGGRVAGVYCAFSEVHTQMDLERSIALSEALFEDASWGVVLIDADLRPAVVNAHAARALGVGRTALLGRPLGDLLAQGVEELECALQHVLAEGAPPAVAELWVTLRSEEAELPRRCWRSGFVRLTSPLAEEPVPLGVAWLFQDVTAAKRAEQDSSLLRFRAHQLHRAGRAAADCPDPAEAAAVHLDFALAGFADHGLVDLAATPAPQPYGALAEDGPYEDAADGACDAASDAVRDAASDAASDEESDAESAADTGRRPRRSAPRLVRMLASPAGSPGPSERLPATGIPTPYVPGHPALQAYERGGSVRTSAGPASAEGWAAARNWPDGTVHGLCVVLRSRGRTLGVVTFLRAPARRPFDRADADYAEEVAARIAATLDLAGAASL, translated from the coding sequence ATGGACGCCGCCCTGGTCGCCTTCGCCGCGGACGGCACGGTCACCCACTGGAACCACGAGGCCGAACGCATCCTGGGGTGGACCACCACCGAAGCCGTCGGCCGTACGGGCCTGGCCGGCTGGGCGGTCCGCAAGGAGGACGCCGACGAGATCGACGCCGCCCTCACGGCCGCCATGCGCTCCCCGGGCCGCCAGGTGCAGGAGTTCGCCCTGCTGACCAAGGACGGCCACCGCGTGCTCGTCCGTACCCAGGCCTCCGCGGTCCGCGGACCCGGCGGCCGGGTCGCGGGGGTGTACTGCGCCTTCAGCGAGGTGCACACCCAGATGGACCTGGAGCGGTCCATCGCGCTCAGCGAGGCGCTGTTCGAGGACGCGTCGTGGGGCGTGGTGCTGATCGACGCCGATCTGCGGCCCGCCGTCGTCAACGCACACGCCGCCCGCGCCCTGGGGGTGGGGCGCACCGCCCTGCTGGGGCGCCCCCTGGGCGACCTGCTGGCACAGGGCGTCGAGGAGCTGGAGTGCGCCCTGCAGCACGTCCTCGCCGAGGGCGCGCCGCCGGCCGTCGCCGAGCTGTGGGTGACGCTGCGCTCCGAGGAGGCCGAACTGCCGCGCCGGTGCTGGCGCAGCGGCTTCGTCCGACTGACCTCCCCGCTGGCGGAGGAGCCGGTGCCGCTGGGCGTGGCCTGGCTCTTCCAGGACGTCACGGCCGCCAAACGCGCCGAGCAGGACAGCTCCCTGCTGCGCTTCCGCGCCCATCAGCTCCACCGGGCCGGCCGGGCGGCCGCGGACTGCCCGGACCCGGCCGAGGCCGCCGCGGTCCACCTCGACTTCGCCCTCGCGGGCTTCGCCGACCACGGCCTCGTCGACCTCGCCGCGACGCCCGCGCCCCAGCCGTACGGGGCCCTCGCCGAGGACGGTCCGTACGAGGACGCCGCCGATGGCGCCTGCGATGCCGCGTCCGACGCTGTGCGCGATGCCGCCTCCGATGCCGCGTCCGACGAGGAGTCCGACGCGGAGTCCGCAGCGGATACCGGCCGGCGTCCGCGGCGGTCCGCGCCCCGGCTGGTGCGGATGCTGGCGTCCCCGGCCGGCTCGCCCGGTCCCTCGGAGCGGCTGCCGGCGACCGGGATTCCCACGCCGTACGTGCCGGGGCATCCGGCGCTCCAGGCGTACGAACGGGGCGGTTCGGTGCGTACCAGCGCCGGTCCCGCTTCGGCCGAGGGCTGGGCGGCCGCCCGCAACTGGCCGGACGGCACCGTGCACGGGCTGTGCGTGGTGCTGCGCAGCCGGGGGCGCACGCTCGGTGTCGTGACGTTTCTGCGGGCGCCCGCCCGCCGCCCCTTCGACCGCGCCGACGCGGACTACGCGGAGGAGGTCGCGGCCCGGATCGCCGCGACCCTCGACCTCGCGGGCGCGGCCTCGCTCTGA
- a CDS encoding enoyl-CoA hydratase family protein, with amino-acid sequence MTDAPATTLVPRSHEHGITTLTLDSPHNRNALSTRLVAELGQALADAAADDATRAVVLTHTGGTFCAGADLSEATSGSAKDGPLGLARLLRSIVALPKPVVARVTGHVRAGGLGLLGACDISVAGPDTTFAFTEARLGLAPAVISLPLLPRLDPRAAGRYYLTGEKFGAAEAARIGLVTLAADDVDTGLAPVLDGLRKGSPQGLAESKKLVTAEVLAAFDRDTEALAEQSARLFGSAEAHEGMTAFLERRAPAWAR; translated from the coding sequence ATGACCGACGCACCCGCCACGACCCTGGTCCCGCGCTCCCACGAGCACGGCATCACCACCCTCACCCTGGATTCCCCGCACAACCGCAACGCCCTCTCCACCCGCCTGGTCGCCGAACTCGGCCAGGCCCTCGCCGACGCCGCCGCCGACGACGCCACCCGCGCCGTCGTGCTCACCCACACCGGCGGCACGTTCTGCGCCGGTGCGGACCTCTCCGAGGCCACCTCGGGCTCGGCGAAGGACGGACCGCTCGGCCTGGCCCGGCTGCTGCGCAGCATCGTGGCGCTGCCCAAACCGGTCGTCGCCCGGGTCACCGGACACGTCCGGGCCGGGGGCCTCGGCCTGCTCGGCGCCTGCGACATCTCCGTGGCGGGCCCTGACACCACCTTCGCGTTCACCGAGGCCCGCCTCGGCCTCGCCCCCGCCGTCATCTCCCTGCCGCTTCTGCCGCGCCTGGACCCGCGCGCCGCGGGCCGCTACTACCTGACCGGCGAGAAGTTCGGCGCGGCGGAGGCGGCCAGGATCGGCCTGGTCACCCTCGCGGCCGACGATGTCGACACCGGCCTCGCGCCCGTACTGGACGGGCTGCGCAAGGGCTCACCACAGGGCCTGGCCGAGTCGAAGAAGCTGGTCACCGCGGAGGTGCTGGCCGCCTTCGACCGCGACACCGAAGCGCTCGCCGAACAGTCCGCGCGGCTCTTCGGCTCCGCCGAGGCCCACGAGGGCATGACCGCCTTCCTGGAACGGCGGGCCCCGGCATGGGCGCGGTGA
- a CDS encoding bifunctional DNA primase/polymerase has protein sequence MEETIGVTSTSQIPGQRGKQRGEELLDTAVRYAEERHWDVFPGAWLEHDGDTLRCSCDARDCAAPGAHPTAPGWAGQATGSATAVRRMWSKQPRASILLPTGRAFEALDVPETAGCLALARMERMALPLGPVTCTPGRRMLFLVLPGASVKVPALVRSLGWAPAALDLICRGEGEYIAAPPTRVGAHGSVQWARRPTAANRWLPDAEELISPLAYACARDAVAARGR, from the coding sequence GTGGAAGAGACCATAGGAGTCACAAGTACCTCGCAGATCCCCGGGCAGCGCGGCAAGCAGCGTGGCGAGGAGCTGCTCGACACCGCGGTGCGTTACGCGGAGGAACGGCACTGGGACGTGTTCCCCGGCGCATGGCTGGAACACGACGGCGACACCCTGCGCTGCTCGTGCGACGCCCGTGACTGCGCGGCGCCCGGCGCGCACCCGACCGCCCCCGGCTGGGCCGGACAGGCCACCGGCAGCGCCACCGCCGTCCGCCGGATGTGGAGCAAGCAGCCGCGGGCCTCGATCCTGCTGCCGACGGGCCGGGCGTTCGAGGCGCTGGATGTCCCCGAGACCGCGGGCTGTCTGGCGCTGGCCCGGATGGAACGGATGGCGCTGCCGCTGGGACCGGTGACGTGCACCCCTGGCCGGCGGATGCTCTTCCTCGTTCTTCCCGGCGCCTCGGTGAAGGTCCCGGCGCTGGTACGGAGCCTGGGCTGGGCGCCGGCCGCGCTCGATCTGATCTGCCGCGGCGAGGGCGAGTACATCGCCGCGCCGCCGACCCGGGTGGGCGCGCACGGCTCGGTGCAGTGGGCGCGCCGCCCCACCGCCGCCAATCGCTGGCTGCCGGACGCCGAGGAACTGATCAGCCCGCTCGCGTACGCCTGCGCACGGGACGCGGTCGCGGCCCGGGGGCGCTGA
- the pdxH gene encoding pyridoxamine 5'-phosphate oxidase: protein MLQDEAVHPAEPHAETPDPSSMRAHYRAEGLVESDLAASPYNQFARWFKDATVAALHEPNAMVVSTADANGRPSSRTVLLKAFDDRGFVFFTNYNSRKGRELAENPAISLLFPWHPLARQVVVTGTAERIGRDETAAYFRTRPHGSQLGAWASDQSAPVASRAELEQAYEELAARYPEGEQVPAPPHWGGYRIAAETVEFWQGRHNRLHDRLRYVREHDSWRVERLAP, encoded by the coding sequence ATGCTGCAAGATGAGGCCGTGCACCCAGCCGAGCCTCATGCCGAGACCCCCGATCCCTCCTCCATGCGTGCGCACTACCGCGCCGAGGGACTGGTCGAGTCCGACCTCGCCGCCAGTCCCTACAACCAGTTCGCACGCTGGTTCAAGGACGCGACGGTGGCCGCTCTGCACGAGCCGAACGCCATGGTCGTCTCCACGGCGGACGCCAACGGCCGGCCGAGTTCGCGGACCGTGCTCCTCAAGGCATTCGACGACCGCGGCTTTGTGTTCTTCACCAACTACAACAGCCGGAAGGGTCGCGAACTGGCCGAAAATCCAGCCATTTCGCTGCTGTTCCCATGGCACCCGCTCGCCCGCCAGGTGGTGGTGACCGGTACGGCGGAGCGCATCGGCCGGGACGAGACCGCCGCCTACTTCCGCACCCGCCCGCACGGCTCCCAGCTCGGCGCCTGGGCCAGCGACCAGTCCGCCCCCGTCGCCTCGCGCGCGGAACTGGAGCAGGCCTACGAGGAATTGGCGGCCCGCTACCCGGAGGGTGAGCAGGTGCCGGCGCCCCCGCACTGGGGCGGCTACCGGATCGCCGCCGAGACGGTCGAATTCTGGCAGGGCCGGCACAACCGGCTGCACGACCGGCTGCGGTACGTGCGCGAGCACGATTCCTGGCGGGTGGAGCGCCTGGCGCCCTGA
- a CDS encoding citrate synthase 2: protein MSDFVPGLEGIIAFETEIAEPDKEGGSLRYRGVDIEDLVGKVSFGNVWGLLVDGAFNPGLPPAEPFPIPVHSGDIRVDVQSALAMLAPVWGLKPLLDIDEATARDNLARAAVMALSYVAQSARGPGLPMVPQKEIDTAETIVERFMKRWRGEPDPQHVKAVDAYWTSAAEHGMNPSTFTARSIASTGADVAAALSGAVGAMSGPLHGGAPSRVLGMIEEIERSGDASAYVRRALDAGERLMGFGHRVYRAEDPRARVLRRTARDLNAPRFEVAEALEKAALEELRSRRPDRVLATNVEFWAAIVLDFAEVPAHMFTSMFTCARTAGWSAHILEQKRTGRLVRPSARYVGPAARSPQEIAGYGDIAPR from the coding sequence ATGTCCGACTTCGTACCCGGACTCGAGGGAATCATCGCGTTCGAGACGGAGATCGCCGAACCGGATAAGGAAGGCGGCTCGCTCCGCTACCGCGGGGTCGACATCGAAGACCTCGTCGGGAAGGTGTCCTTCGGAAACGTCTGGGGGCTGCTGGTCGACGGGGCCTTCAACCCGGGGCTGCCGCCCGCCGAGCCGTTCCCGATTCCCGTGCATTCCGGTGACATCCGGGTCGACGTGCAGTCGGCGCTCGCCATGCTCGCGCCCGTGTGGGGCCTGAAGCCGCTGCTGGACATCGACGAGGCGACGGCCCGTGACAACCTTGCCCGCGCCGCGGTGATGGCCCTGTCGTACGTGGCCCAGTCGGCGCGCGGGCCGGGCCTGCCGATGGTGCCGCAGAAGGAGATCGACACGGCGGAGACCATCGTGGAGCGCTTCATGAAGCGCTGGCGCGGGGAGCCCGACCCCCAGCACGTCAAGGCCGTCGACGCCTACTGGACCTCGGCCGCCGAGCACGGCATGAACCCCTCCACCTTCACCGCCCGGTCCATCGCCTCCACGGGCGCGGACGTGGCGGCCGCGCTGTCCGGCGCGGTCGGCGCGATGTCCGGCCCGCTGCACGGCGGCGCGCCGTCCCGGGTCCTCGGCATGATCGAGGAGATCGAACGGTCCGGCGACGCCTCCGCGTACGTCCGGCGGGCGCTGGACGCGGGCGAGCGGCTGATGGGCTTCGGCCACCGCGTCTACCGCGCCGAGGACCCGCGGGCGCGGGTGCTGCGGCGCACCGCCCGGGACCTGAACGCCCCGCGCTTCGAGGTCGCCGAGGCCCTGGAGAAGGCCGCGCTGGAGGAGCTGCGCAGCCGCCGTCCCGACCGGGTGCTGGCCACCAACGTCGAGTTCTGGGCGGCCATCGTCCTGGACTTCGCCGAGGTCCCGGCGCACATGTTCACCTCGATGTTCACCTGCGCCCGTACGGCCGGCTGGAGTGCGCACATCCTGGAGCAGAAGCGGACGGGCCGGCTGGTGCGGCCGTCGGCCCGGTATGTGGGGCCGGCGGCGCGGAGCCCGCAGGAGATCGCGGGGTACGGGGACATCGCTCCCCGGTGA
- a CDS encoding ABC transporter ATP-binding protein, protein MANEPEDIDQHLDPHHDRRVDPRLDRQAEPAPPGPASAAAQAGAAGSPGGAVAGPPAVRIQGLWKKFGEQIAVNGIDLTLPAGRFIGLVGPNGAGKTTTLSMVTGLLRPDAGLVEIGGHDVWRDPVSVKSRIGVLPEGLRLFERLSGRELLGYIGRLRGLPGDEVDKRAGQLLDVLDLSGARNKLVVDYSTGMRKKIGLAAALLHNPEILFLDEPFEGVDPVSAQTIRGVLERYTASGATVIFSSHVMELVESLCDWVAVIAAGRIRADGPLAEVRGAAPSLQDAFLELVGARGRGPGTNLDWLGGGGAR, encoded by the coding sequence GTGGCGAACGAGCCGGAAGACATCGATCAGCACCTCGATCCGCACCACGACCGGCGCGTCGATCCGCGCCTCGACCGGCAGGCCGAGCCCGCGCCGCCGGGGCCCGCGTCGGCCGCCGCTCAGGCCGGGGCGGCCGGGTCCCCCGGGGGCGCCGTGGCCGGCCCGCCCGCCGTCCGCATCCAGGGGCTGTGGAAGAAGTTCGGCGAGCAGATCGCCGTCAACGGCATCGATCTGACGCTGCCGGCCGGGCGCTTCATCGGTCTGGTCGGCCCCAACGGCGCCGGCAAGACCACCACGCTGTCCATGGTGACCGGCCTGCTGCGACCGGACGCCGGACTGGTCGAGATCGGCGGGCACGACGTCTGGCGGGACCCGGTGTCCGTCAAGTCCCGGATCGGGGTGCTGCCCGAGGGGCTGCGGCTCTTCGAACGGCTCTCCGGGCGTGAACTCCTCGGCTACATAGGCCGGTTGCGCGGCCTGCCGGGCGACGAGGTCGACAAGCGGGCCGGGCAGCTGCTGGACGTGCTCGATCTGTCGGGCGCGCGGAACAAGCTGGTGGTGGACTACTCCACCGGTATGCGTAAGAAGATCGGTCTGGCGGCGGCGCTGCTGCACAACCCCGAAATCCTCTTCCTCGACGAGCCCTTCGAGGGCGTCGACCCGGTGTCGGCGCAGACCATCCGCGGGGTGCTGGAGCGCTATACGGCCTCCGGGGCGACCGTGATCTTCTCCAGCCATGTGATGGAGCTGGTCGAGTCGCTGTGCGACTGGGTCGCGGTGATCGCCGCCGGGCGGATCCGCGCGGACGGCCCGCTCGCGGAGGTACGGGGCGCGGCGCCCTCGCTGCAGGACGCGTTCCTCGAACTCGTCGGCGCACGGGGCCGCGGTCCGGGAACGAACCTCGACTGGCTGGGCGGTGGCGGCGCCCGATGA
- a CDS encoding alpha/beta fold hydrolase — protein sequence MVQRIDVTGAGGVGLAAWEFTDPPKIGGGLEESEQRPGVLLLHGLMGRASHWAATARRLSARHRPVALDQRGHGRSEKPAEGPYDREAYVDDAIAAIEQLGLAPAALVGHAMGALTAWQLAARRPDLVSALVICDMRASALGAASQREWTEWFRSWPVPFATLADVRKWFGEDDPTLERPRPARGEFFAEVMAERADGWRPVFSRRQMLIARETWVHDAHWEELAQVPCPTLVVRGLDAELGRAEAMEMVRVLPRGAYAEIPDAGHLLPWEQPDAWCAAIEPFLRTATMPG from the coding sequence ATGGTGCAGCGCATCGATGTCACAGGGGCCGGCGGTGTAGGCCTCGCCGCCTGGGAATTCACCGACCCGCCCAAGATCGGCGGCGGGCTGGAGGAGAGCGAGCAACGGCCTGGCGTACTCCTGCTCCATGGCCTGATGGGCCGCGCCTCGCACTGGGCGGCCACCGCGCGCCGCCTGAGCGCGCGCCACCGCCCCGTCGCGCTGGACCAGCGGGGCCACGGCCGCAGCGAGAAGCCCGCCGAGGGGCCGTACGACCGCGAGGCGTACGTCGATGACGCCATCGCGGCCATCGAGCAGCTCGGTCTCGCCCCGGCCGCCCTTGTCGGGCACGCCATGGGCGCCCTGACGGCGTGGCAGTTAGCGGCTCGAAGACCGGATCTGGTCAGTGCGCTGGTCATCTGCGATATGCGGGCCTCGGCGCTCGGGGCGGCCTCGCAGCGTGAATGGACCGAATGGTTCCGGTCCTGGCCGGTGCCGTTCGCCACCCTCGCGGATGTCCGCAAGTGGTTCGGCGAGGACGATCCGACGCTGGAGCGGCCCAGACCCGCCCGCGGCGAATTCTTCGCCGAGGTGATGGCCGAGCGCGCCGACGGCTGGCGCCCGGTCTTCTCCCGTCGGCAGATGCTCATCGCCCGCGAGACCTGGGTGCATGACGCCCATTGGGAAGAGCTCGCCCAGGTCCCGTGCCCGACGCTGGTCGTCCGCGGCCTCGATGCCGAACTGGGCCGTGCCGAGGCCATGGAGATGGTCCGGGTACTGCCGCGCGGCGCCTACGCCGAAATCCCCGACGCCGGCCATTTGCTCCCCTGGGAACAACCCGACGCCTGGTGCGCCGCGATCGAGCCCTTTCTCCGTACGGCCACGATGCCCGGCTGA
- a CDS encoding SIS domain-containing protein has translation MAESDRSDRLAGDFFDAAIDLLRQVRDDEGDRITAAGQLIADAVAAGGRVFSFGAGHSSLPAQDTVYRAGGLAIMNLLSVPGVVGVDVRPATLGSALERVDGLAGAVLDTSPLEAGDVLVIISLSGRNALPVEMAQKARALGIKVIGVTSVAYAAATTSRHASGGFLKDHCDLVLDSRIPVGDAELTLPGIDAPFAPASTVVTSTIMQAMVATAAGTLAERGIDPPLLRSGNVDGGHDWNARVMSEYADRIFYRQ, from the coding sequence ATGGCTGAGAGCGACCGGAGCGACCGGCTGGCCGGGGATTTCTTCGACGCCGCGATCGACCTGCTGCGGCAGGTCCGCGACGACGAGGGCGACCGGATCACCGCGGCCGGGCAGCTGATCGCGGACGCCGTCGCGGCGGGCGGCCGGGTCTTCTCCTTCGGCGCCGGGCACTCCTCCCTCCCCGCGCAGGACACCGTCTACCGCGCGGGCGGCCTGGCGATCATGAATCTGCTGTCCGTACCGGGCGTGGTCGGCGTGGACGTACGGCCCGCGACACTCGGCAGCGCCCTGGAGCGGGTCGACGGGCTGGCCGGGGCCGTCCTGGACACCAGCCCGCTGGAGGCGGGCGATGTGCTGGTGATCATCTCGCTCTCCGGCCGGAACGCGCTGCCCGTCGAGATGGCGCAAAAAGCCCGCGCCCTCGGCATCAAGGTCATCGGCGTGACCTCGGTGGCGTACGCGGCCGCGACCACGTCCCGGCACGCCTCCGGCGGCTTCCTCAAGGACCACTGCGACCTGGTGCTGGACAGCCGGATCCCGGTCGGCGACGCGGAGTTGACGCTGCCGGGCATCGACGCGCCGTTCGCGCCCGCCTCCACCGTCGTCACCAGCACGATCATGCAGGCCATGGTGGCGACGGCCGCGGGCACCCTCGCCGAGCGGGGCATCGACCCGCCGCTGCTGCGCTCGGGGAACGTCGACGGCGGGCACGACTGGAACGCCCGGGTGATGAGCGAGTACGCGGACCGGATCTTCTACCGGCAGTAG
- a CDS encoding metal-dependent transcriptional regulator, with the protein MSGLIDTTEMYLRTILELEEEGVVPMRARIAERLEQSGPTVSQTVARMERDGLLTVAGDRHLELTEEGRRLATRVMRKHRLAECLLVDVIGLEWEQVHAEACRWEHVMSEAVERRVVELLRHPTESPYGNPIPGLEELGETAGGDPFLDAGMVSLMDLDAGADGKTAVVRRIGEPIQADAQLMYTLRRAGVQPGAVVSVTESSAGVLVGSSGEAAELDSEIAAHVFVAKR; encoded by the coding sequence ATGTCCGGACTGATCGACACCACGGAGATGTATCTCCGCACCATCCTCGAACTCGAAGAGGAAGGTGTGGTGCCCATGCGGGCCCGCATCGCGGAGCGGCTGGAACAGAGCGGCCCGACGGTGAGCCAGACGGTCGCGCGCATGGAGCGGGACGGGCTGCTGACGGTCGCGGGTGACCGGCATCTGGAGCTGACGGAGGAGGGCCGGCGGCTCGCGACGCGGGTGATGCGCAAGCACCGCCTCGCCGAGTGCCTGCTCGTCGACGTCATCGGGCTCGAATGGGAGCAGGTGCACGCCGAGGCGTGCCGCTGGGAGCACGTGATGAGCGAGGCGGTCGAGCGCCGCGTCGTGGAGCTGCTGCGGCATCCGACGGAGTCGCCGTACGGCAACCCCATCCCGGGGCTGGAAGAGCTCGGCGAGACGGCCGGGGGCGACCCGTTCCTGGACGCCGGGATGGTGAGCCTGATGGATCTGGACGCCGGGGCCGACGGCAAGACGGCCGTGGTGCGCCGGATCGGCGAGCCGATCCAGGCGGACGCCCAGCTGATGTACACCCTCCGGCGGGCCGGTGTGCAGCCGGGCGCGGTGGTGAGCGTGACGGAGTCCTCCGCCGGGGTGCTGGTCGGCAGCAGCGGCGAGGCCGCCGAGCTGGACTCCGAGATCGCCGCCCATGTGTTTGTCGCCAAGCGCTGA
- a CDS encoding TetR/AcrR family transcriptional regulator — protein sequence MGAVTPARGPKQPQQERSRATRLKLLEAAVSCLAERGWSGSTVSVVAERAGVSRGAAQHHFRTREDLFTAAVEHVAEKRQGAVKAVARNLPPAGSVARTWIIVEELVGLYTGPLFRAALHLWVAASDEEQLRDRVTALEAKVGREAHRTAVALLDADEAVPGVRETVQGLLDMARGLGLANLLTDDTTRRDRVVEQWAKIIDGLLAR from the coding sequence ATGGGCGCGGTGACCCCGGCCCGCGGCCCCAAACAGCCCCAGCAGGAACGCAGCCGCGCCACCCGCCTCAAACTGCTGGAGGCCGCCGTCTCCTGCCTCGCCGAGCGCGGCTGGAGCGGCAGCACGGTCTCCGTGGTCGCCGAGCGCGCCGGCGTCTCGCGGGGTGCGGCGCAGCACCACTTCCGCACCCGCGAAGACCTCTTCACCGCGGCCGTCGAGCACGTCGCCGAGAAGCGGCAGGGCGCGGTCAAGGCCGTCGCCCGCAATCTGCCGCCGGCCGGCTCGGTGGCCCGCACCTGGATCATCGTCGAGGAGCTGGTCGGCCTCTACACGGGCCCGCTGTTCCGCGCCGCCCTCCACCTGTGGGTCGCCGCCTCCGACGAGGAGCAGCTACGCGACCGGGTCACCGCCCTGGAGGCCAAGGTCGGCCGCGAGGCGCACCGCACGGCGGTGGCCCTGCTCGACGCCGACGAGGCGGTGCCCGGCGTCCGGGAAACGGTCCAGGGACTGCTCGACATGGCCCGGGGCCTCGGCCTCGCCAATCTGTTGACGGACGACACGACCCGTCGCGATCGGGTGGTCGAGCAATGGGCCAAGATCATCGATGGTCTCCTGGCCCGGTAG
- a CDS encoding transporter, which translates to MSTESPVATAGPAAAPAPSLTGVFVRLKLSLLRNGLRQSTGRALAYIASVIVGLLFTGGVVLGLIALRGTAHVGALVVLLTGILTLGWAVMPLFFPTGDETLDPTRLVMLPLRPRPLIVSLLVASLVGIGPVVTLALAAGSVIAVAEGPAAAAVGVVAVVLVVLVCVSLARAVATAAVRLLTSRRGRDLAVLGGLFIAIGAQGINIAAQKLGRPDGLSVLEPVGEVLRWVPPASAVSAVEDAGHGAYGRALAGLALTALALLLLLWWWQRTLTTLMTAPDSSTLQAVEKDSARRAGTKQRGLGRLLPDGRTGAVMLRTLRYAWRDPKSKMAWATALGVGLLLPAVSAAQGNGSIYTSFSASALLGSQMYNQFGQDTSAFWMVASTIATPRDAYRELRARACALALVAVPYVTLVVAGTAAVIGPWSDFVEVYGLSLAVLGALMATGALSSAVFPYSIPSEGNKNVAPGQASIAWFSLFGGVLVGAVLCAPLLGLTIWLHVAGLHALLWVLLPVGAVYGVGIAELGLRVAAPRVARRLPEILVAVSKA; encoded by the coding sequence ATGAGCACCGAATCCCCCGTGGCGACCGCGGGACCGGCCGCCGCCCCCGCACCCTCCCTGACCGGCGTCTTCGTCCGGCTGAAGCTGTCGCTGCTGCGCAACGGGCTGCGGCAGTCCACCGGGCGCGCGCTGGCGTACATCGCCTCCGTCATCGTCGGTCTGCTCTTCACCGGCGGTGTGGTGCTGGGGCTGATCGCGCTGCGCGGCACCGCGCATGTCGGCGCGCTGGTCGTGCTGCTCACCGGGATCCTCACCCTGGGCTGGGCGGTGATGCCGCTGTTCTTCCCGACGGGCGACGAGACGCTGGACCCGACCCGGCTGGTGATGCTGCCGCTGCGGCCGCGGCCCCTGATCGTGTCGCTGCTGGTGGCCTCGCTCGTCGGCATCGGCCCGGTCGTCACCCTCGCGCTGGCGGCCGGTTCGGTGATCGCGGTCGCCGAAGGCCCGGCCGCCGCTGCCGTGGGTGTGGTGGCCGTGGTCCTGGTGGTGCTGGTGTGCGTGTCGCTGGCACGAGCCGTCGCCACCGCGGCGGTGCGGCTGCTGACCAGCCGCCGCGGCCGTGATCTCGCCGTCCTGGGCGGCCTGTTCATCGCCATCGGCGCCCAGGGCATCAATATCGCCGCCCAGAAGCTGGGCCGGCCGGACGGCCTGTCCGTATTGGAGCCGGTGGGCGAGGTGCTGCGCTGGGTGCCGCCGGCCTCGGCCGTCAGCGCCGTCGAGGACGCCGGACACGGGGCGTACGGGCGGGCGCTGGCCGGCCTGGCGCTGACGGCGCTGGCGCTGCTCCTGCTGCTGTGGTGGTGGCAGCGCACCCTGACCACCCTGATGACGGCCCCGGACTCCTCGACCCTCCAGGCGGTGGAGAAGGACAGCGCACGCCGGGCCGGCACGAAGCAGCGCGGGCTCGGGCGGCTGCTGCCGGACGGGCGGACCGGCGCGGTCATGCTCCGGACGCTGCGCTACGCCTGGCGCGACCCCAAGTCGAAGATGGCGTGGGCGACCGCGCTCGGCGTCGGCCTGCTGTTGCCGGCCGTCTCGGCCGCGCAGGGCAACGGCAGCATCTATACGTCGTTCTCGGCGTCGGCGCTGCTCGGGTCGCAGATGTACAACCAGTTCGGGCAGGACACCTCGGCGTTCTGGATGGTCGCCTCGACGATCGCCACCCCGCGGGACGCCTACCGGGAACTGCGGGCGCGCGCCTGCGCGCTGGCGCTGGTCGCCGTCCCGTACGTCACGCTGGTCGTCGCCGGTACCGCCGCCGTCATCGGGCCGTGGTCGGACTTCGTGGAGGTGTACGGGCTCTCGCTGGCCGTGCTGGGTGCGCTGATGGCGACCGGGGCGCTGTCTTCGGCGGTCTTCCCCTACTCGATCCCCTCGGAGGGCAACAAGAACGTCGCGCCGGGGCAGGCCTCGATCGCCTGGTTCAGCCTCTTCGGCGGGGTGCTGGTGGGCGCCGTGCTGTGCGCGCCGCTGCTGGGCCTGACCATCTGGCTGCATGTCGCCGGTCTGCACGCCCTGCTGTGGGTGCTGCTGCCGGTCGGCGCGGTCTACGGCGTGGGCATCGCGGAGCTGGGCCTCCGGGTGGCGGCGCCCCGGGTGGCGCGGCGGCTGCCGGAGATTCTGGTGGCCGTCAGCAAGGCCTGA